One Danio rerio strain Tuebingen ecotype United States chromosome 13, GRCz12tu, whole genome shotgun sequence DNA window includes the following coding sequences:
- the lgalslb gene encoding lectin, galactoside-binding-like b, whose amino-acid sequence MFSHRTNTFYVGICSVALHSCNFVHTVLNVGFLHSFDISLTCGHNEEKEDEKLADVALKLSARFTERQFLRNARVSGKWSEEEAPIAYFPFIPDQPFRIEIHCEHQRFRIFVDGHQLFDFYHKVKSLQAINMIRIVGSLQITKLG is encoded by the exons atgttttcacacagaacaaatacattttatgtgGGGATATGCTCAGTTGCATTGCATAGTTGTAATTTTGTGCATACAGTTCTGAATGTTGGTTTTCTGCACAGCTTTGACATCAGTTTAACCTGTGGCCACAATGAGGAGAAAGAGGATGAAAAGCTCGCTGATGTGGCCCTTAAACTCAGCGCTCGATTCACTGAAAGGCAGTTCTTGAGGAACGCACGGGTTTCTGGGAAATGGAGTGAGGAGGAGGCACCCATAGCTTACTTCCCCTTCATCCCGGACCAGCCTTTTAGG ATTGAGATCCATTGTGAGCACCAGCGCTTTAGGATCTTTGTGGACGGACACCAGCTGTTTGACTTTTATCACAAAGTAAAGTCTTTGCAGGCCATTAATATGATCCGGATAGTTGGGAGTCTTCAGATCACCAAACTGGGATAA
- the lgalslb gene encoding lectin, galactoside-binding-like b isoform X2 has protein sequence MAVASMEKDAINTEDDLNLNISFGDAGLISPDKEDISRILTVPFSGRIRGGMRPGKKIIIMGIVDPEPDSFDISLTCGHNEEKEDEKLADVALKLSARFTERQFLRNARVSGKWSEEEAPIAYFPFIPDQPFRIEIHCEHQRFRIFVDGHQLFDFYHKVKSLQAINMIRIVGSLQITKLG, from the exons ATGGCGGTGGCGAGCATGGAAAAGGACGCGATA AACACAGAAGATGATCTTAATCTTAATATCTCGTTTGGAGATGCTGGGCTCATTTCTCCTGACAAAGAAGACATCTCTCGCATTTTG ACAGTTCCATTCAGTGGACGAATAAGAGGTGGGATGAGGCCTGGGAAGAAGATCATCATAATGGGCATTGTTGATCCAGAGccagacag CTTTGACATCAGTTTAACCTGTGGCCACAATGAGGAGAAAGAGGATGAAAAGCTCGCTGATGTGGCCCTTAAACTCAGCGCTCGATTCACTGAAAGGCAGTTCTTGAGGAACGCACGGGTTTCTGGGAAATGGAGTGAGGAGGAGGCACCCATAGCTTACTTCCCCTTCATCCCGGACCAGCCTTTTAGG ATTGAGATCCATTGTGAGCACCAGCGCTTTAGGATCTTTGTGGACGGACACCAGCTGTTTGACTTTTATCACAAAGTAAAGTCTTTGCAGGCCATTAATATGATCCGGATAGTTGGGAGTCTTCAGATCACCAAACTGGGATAA
- the lgalslb gene encoding lectin, galactoside-binding-like b isoform X3 yields MQNTEDDLNLNISFGDAGLISPDKEDISRILTVPFSGRIRGGMRPGKKIIIMGIVDPEPDSFDISLTCGHNEEKEDEKLADVALKLSARFTERQFLRNARVSGKWSEEEAPIAYFPFIPDQPFRIEIHCEHQRFRIFVDGHQLFDFYHKVKSLQAINMIRIVGSLQITKLG; encoded by the exons ATGCAG AACACAGAAGATGATCTTAATCTTAATATCTCGTTTGGAGATGCTGGGCTCATTTCTCCTGACAAAGAAGACATCTCTCGCATTTTG ACAGTTCCATTCAGTGGACGAATAAGAGGTGGGATGAGGCCTGGGAAGAAGATCATCATAATGGGCATTGTTGATCCAGAGccagacag CTTTGACATCAGTTTAACCTGTGGCCACAATGAGGAGAAAGAGGATGAAAAGCTCGCTGATGTGGCCCTTAAACTCAGCGCTCGATTCACTGAAAGGCAGTTCTTGAGGAACGCACGGGTTTCTGGGAAATGGAGTGAGGAGGAGGCACCCATAGCTTACTTCCCCTTCATCCCGGACCAGCCTTTTAGG ATTGAGATCCATTGTGAGCACCAGCGCTTTAGGATCTTTGTGGACGGACACCAGCTGTTTGACTTTTATCACAAAGTAAAGTCTTTGCAGGCCATTAATATGATCCGGATAGTTGGGAGTCTTCAGATCACCAAACTGGGATAA
- the lgalslb gene encoding lectin, galactoside-binding-like b isoform X1 — translation MRIFSLHNMIDNKLQIRSFVFFLPACWNRSSLDLNPVVAVNSALCLVHQHTCRATGQTGNRGKIIHTENTEDDLNLNISFGDAGLISPDKEDISRILTVPFSGRIRGGMRPGKKIIIMGIVDPEPDSFDISLTCGHNEEKEDEKLADVALKLSARFTERQFLRNARVSGKWSEEEAPIAYFPFIPDQPFRIEIHCEHQRFRIFVDGHQLFDFYHKVKSLQAINMIRIVGSLQITKLG, via the exons cttttgtttttttcttacctgcttgctggaaccgttcttcactggacttgaaccccgttgttgcggtcaactctgctctgtgtCTTGTCCACCAACATACAtgtcgagctactggacaaactggtaacagaggaaaaatcatccacacggag AACACAGAAGATGATCTTAATCTTAATATCTCGTTTGGAGATGCTGGGCTCATTTCTCCTGACAAAGAAGACATCTCTCGCATTTTG ACAGTTCCATTCAGTGGACGAATAAGAGGTGGGATGAGGCCTGGGAAGAAGATCATCATAATGGGCATTGTTGATCCAGAGccagacag CTTTGACATCAGTTTAACCTGTGGCCACAATGAGGAGAAAGAGGATGAAAAGCTCGCTGATGTGGCCCTTAAACTCAGCGCTCGATTCACTGAAAGGCAGTTCTTGAGGAACGCACGGGTTTCTGGGAAATGGAGTGAGGAGGAGGCACCCATAGCTTACTTCCCCTTCATCCCGGACCAGCCTTTTAGG ATTGAGATCCATTGTGAGCACCAGCGCTTTAGGATCTTTGTGGACGGACACCAGCTGTTTGACTTTTATCACAAAGTAAAGTCTTTGCAGGCCATTAATATGATCCGGATAGTTGGGAGTCTTCAGATCACCAAACTGGGATAA
- the lgalslb gene encoding lectin, galactoside-binding-like b isoform X4 has translation MRPGKKIIIMGIVDPEPDSFDISLTCGHNEEKEDEKLADVALKLSARFTERQFLRNARVSGKWSEEEAPIAYFPFIPDQPFRIEIHCEHQRFRIFVDGHQLFDFYHKVKSLQAINMIRIVGSLQITKLG, from the exons ATGAGGCCTGGGAAGAAGATCATCATAATGGGCATTGTTGATCCAGAGccagacag CTTTGACATCAGTTTAACCTGTGGCCACAATGAGGAGAAAGAGGATGAAAAGCTCGCTGATGTGGCCCTTAAACTCAGCGCTCGATTCACTGAAAGGCAGTTCTTGAGGAACGCACGGGTTTCTGGGAAATGGAGTGAGGAGGAGGCACCCATAGCTTACTTCCCCTTCATCCCGGACCAGCCTTTTAGG ATTGAGATCCATTGTGAGCACCAGCGCTTTAGGATCTTTGTGGACGGACACCAGCTGTTTGACTTTTATCACAAAGTAAAGTCTTTGCAGGCCATTAATATGATCCGGATAGTTGGGAGTCTTCAGATCACCAAACTGGGATAA